A stretch of Brachyhypopomus gauderio isolate BG-103 chromosome 3, BGAUD_0.2, whole genome shotgun sequence DNA encodes these proteins:
- the a1cf gene encoding APOBEC1 complementation factor isoform X1 — METNQKCGDGLTGMQKEAPLRALIQRTGYQIHQENGQRRYGGPPPGWEAPPPERGSEIFVGKLPRDLFEDELVPLCEKFGKIYEVRMMMDFNGNNRGYAFVTFSTKQEAKNAMKQLNNYEIRNGRLLGVCASVDNCRLFVGGIPKTKKKEEILAEMKKVTDGVVDVIVYPSAADKSKNRGFAFVEYTSHRAAAMARRKLLPGRIQLWGHAIAVDWAEPEVEVDEDTMATVKILYVRNLMLATSEETIEKEFNAIKPGAVERVKKIRDYAFVHFSQREDAITAMNALNGKVVDGSPIEVTLAKPVDKDSYVRYTRGTGGRGGALLQGEYTYTLGQMYDPSAAYLGAPVFYAPHAYTALPSQFRFPTAKGHVSTRGLVRSPSVREMYMNVPVGAAGVRGLGGRGYLAYAGVGRGCPTYQLKTDKRPEDKLYDLLPGMELTPMNTVTLKPQGIKHSPQILEDICQKNNWGQPVYQLHSAIGPDQRQLFLYKVTIPALANQYPSIHPTKLCAAVDEAKIHAAEHALQTLGLQTEGADVSAATAAAFPGYAIANTAATVAASQLKQTISLGQELAAYTTYEGYPAFAVATRGDGYGVF; from the exons ATGGAAACCAATCAAAAATGCGGGGATGGACTGACTGGCATGCAGAAAGAGGCTCCACTGCGTGCTCTCATCCAGCGCACAGGATATCAAATACACCAG GAGAATGGCCAGAGGAGATATGGAGGTCCGCCTCCAGGCtgggaggctccgccccccgagagAGGCAGTGAAATCTTTGTGGGCAAGCTGCCTAGGGACCTGTTTGAGGATGAACTGGTGCCTCTCTgtgaaaaa TTTGGCAAAATATATGAAGTACGAATGATGATGGATTTCAATGGCAACAATCGAGGTTACGCCTTTGTTACCTTCAGCACAAAACAAGAGGCCAAGAATGCAATGAAGCAACTGAATAATTATGAAATCAG GAATGGCCGACTCTTGGGGGTTTGTGCGAGTGTGGACAACTGTCGCCTCTTTGTGGGGGGCATCCCCAAAAccaagaagaaagaggaaatcCTGGCTGAGATGAAGAAGGTGACGGACGGTGTGGTGGATGTGATTGTATACCCCAGCGCGGCAGACAAGAGCAAAAACCGCGGCTTCGCCTTCGTAGAGTACACGAGTCACAGAGCCGCTGCCATGGCCAGGAGGAAACTGCTTCCAG GAAGAATCCAGCTGTGGGGTCACGCGATCGCTGTGGACTGGGCAGAGCCGGAAGTGGAGGTGGATGAGGACACCATGGCCACTGTGAAGATCCTCTATGTGAGGAACCTAATGCTGGCCACATCTGAGGAAACCATCGAAAAGGAGTTCAATGCCATCAAACCTG GTGCAGTGGAGAGGGTGAAAAAGATCAGAGACTAcgcttttgtacatttctccCAGAGAGAGGACGCAATCACGGCTATGAATGCACTGAATGGAAAG GTTGTCGACGGGTCTCCTATTGAAGTGACTCTAGCTAAGCCAGTGGATAAGGACAGTTATGTTCGCTACACTCGGGGCACGGGGGGGAGAGGTGGGGCTTTGCTGCAGGGTGAATATACGTACACACTAGGCCAAATGTATGATCCCTCAGCTGCCTACCTGGGTGCCCCTGTGTTTTATGCCCCCCATGCGTACACGGCTCTCCCTAGCCAGTTCCGCTTCCCCACTGCAAAAGGTCACGTGAGCACGCGGGGTCTGGTGCGCTCACCTTCTGTTCGAG AAATGTACATGAATGTGCCTGTAGGGGCGGCGGGTGTGCGTGGTCTGGGCGGCCGAGGATATCTCGCCTATGCTGGCGTGGGGCGCGGCTGCCCCACCTACCAGTTAAAGACCGACAAACGCCCCGAGGACAAACTCTACGACCTGCTCCCTGGCATGGAGCTCACGCCCATGAATACTGTGACCCTAAAGCCCCAGGGCATCAAGCATTCTCCGCAG ATCTTGGAGGATATCTGTCAGAAGAATAACTGGGGCCAGCCAGTGTACCAACTCCACTCTGCCATTGGACCAGATCAGAGACAGCTGTTTCTTTACAAAGTCACTATTCCTGCACTTGCCAACCAGTATCCCAGCAT ACACCCAACTAAGCTGTGCGCAGCAGTGGATGAAGCTAAAATCCACGCTGCAGAGCACGCACTGCAGACCCTGGGGCTACAGACAGAGGGCGCCGATGTGTCTGCCGCTACTGCTGCAGCATTCCCAG GTTATGCCATAGCCAACACCGCTGCCACTGTTGCTGCTTCCCAGCTCAAACAGACcatctctttgggtcaggagcTGGCAGCGTACACCACCTACGAGGGCTATCCAGCGTTTGCTGTTGCCACCCGTGGAGATGGTTACGGTGTGTTCTAG
- the a1cf gene encoding APOBEC1 complementation factor isoform X2, whose product METNQKCGDGLTGMQKEAPLRALIQRTGYQIHQENGQRRYGGPPPGWEAPPPERGSEIFVGKLPRDLFEDELVPLCEKFGKIYEVRMMMDFNGNNRGYAFVTFSTKQEAKNAMKQLNNYEIRNGRLLGVCASVDNCRLFVGGIPKTKKKEEILAEMKKVTDGVVDVIVYPSAADKSKNRGFAFVEYTSHRAAAMARRKLLPGRIQLWGHAIAVDWAEPEVEVDEDTMATVKILYVRNLMLATSEETIEKEFNAIKPGAVERVKKIRDYAFVHFSQREDAITAMNALNGKVVDGSPIEVTLAKPVDKDSYVRYTRGTGGRGGALLQGEYTYTLGQMYDPSAAYLGAPVFYAPHAYTALPSQFRFPTAKGHVSTRGLVRSPSVRGAAGVRGLGGRGYLAYAGVGRGCPTYQLKTDKRPEDKLYDLLPGMELTPMNTVTLKPQGIKHSPQILEDICQKNNWGQPVYQLHSAIGPDQRQLFLYKVTIPALANQYPSIHPTKLCAAVDEAKIHAAEHALQTLGLQTEGADVSAATAAAFPGYAIANTAATVAASQLKQTISLGQELAAYTTYEGYPAFAVATRGDGYGVF is encoded by the exons ATGGAAACCAATCAAAAATGCGGGGATGGACTGACTGGCATGCAGAAAGAGGCTCCACTGCGTGCTCTCATCCAGCGCACAGGATATCAAATACACCAG GAGAATGGCCAGAGGAGATATGGAGGTCCGCCTCCAGGCtgggaggctccgccccccgagagAGGCAGTGAAATCTTTGTGGGCAAGCTGCCTAGGGACCTGTTTGAGGATGAACTGGTGCCTCTCTgtgaaaaa TTTGGCAAAATATATGAAGTACGAATGATGATGGATTTCAATGGCAACAATCGAGGTTACGCCTTTGTTACCTTCAGCACAAAACAAGAGGCCAAGAATGCAATGAAGCAACTGAATAATTATGAAATCAG GAATGGCCGACTCTTGGGGGTTTGTGCGAGTGTGGACAACTGTCGCCTCTTTGTGGGGGGCATCCCCAAAAccaagaagaaagaggaaatcCTGGCTGAGATGAAGAAGGTGACGGACGGTGTGGTGGATGTGATTGTATACCCCAGCGCGGCAGACAAGAGCAAAAACCGCGGCTTCGCCTTCGTAGAGTACACGAGTCACAGAGCCGCTGCCATGGCCAGGAGGAAACTGCTTCCAG GAAGAATCCAGCTGTGGGGTCACGCGATCGCTGTGGACTGGGCAGAGCCGGAAGTGGAGGTGGATGAGGACACCATGGCCACTGTGAAGATCCTCTATGTGAGGAACCTAATGCTGGCCACATCTGAGGAAACCATCGAAAAGGAGTTCAATGCCATCAAACCTG GTGCAGTGGAGAGGGTGAAAAAGATCAGAGACTAcgcttttgtacatttctccCAGAGAGAGGACGCAATCACGGCTATGAATGCACTGAATGGAAAG GTTGTCGACGGGTCTCCTATTGAAGTGACTCTAGCTAAGCCAGTGGATAAGGACAGTTATGTTCGCTACACTCGGGGCACGGGGGGGAGAGGTGGGGCTTTGCTGCAGGGTGAATATACGTACACACTAGGCCAAATGTATGATCCCTCAGCTGCCTACCTGGGTGCCCCTGTGTTTTATGCCCCCCATGCGTACACGGCTCTCCCTAGCCAGTTCCGCTTCCCCACTGCAAAAGGTCACGTGAGCACGCGGGGTCTGGTGCGCTCACCTTCTGTTCGAG GGGCGGCGGGTGTGCGTGGTCTGGGCGGCCGAGGATATCTCGCCTATGCTGGCGTGGGGCGCGGCTGCCCCACCTACCAGTTAAAGACCGACAAACGCCCCGAGGACAAACTCTACGACCTGCTCCCTGGCATGGAGCTCACGCCCATGAATACTGTGACCCTAAAGCCCCAGGGCATCAAGCATTCTCCGCAG ATCTTGGAGGATATCTGTCAGAAGAATAACTGGGGCCAGCCAGTGTACCAACTCCACTCTGCCATTGGACCAGATCAGAGACAGCTGTTTCTTTACAAAGTCACTATTCCTGCACTTGCCAACCAGTATCCCAGCAT ACACCCAACTAAGCTGTGCGCAGCAGTGGATGAAGCTAAAATCCACGCTGCAGAGCACGCACTGCAGACCCTGGGGCTACAGACAGAGGGCGCCGATGTGTCTGCCGCTACTGCTGCAGCATTCCCAG GTTATGCCATAGCCAACACCGCTGCCACTGTTGCTGCTTCCCAGCTCAAACAGACcatctctttgggtcaggagcTGGCAGCGTACACCACCTACGAGGGCTATCCAGCGTTTGCTGTTGCCACCCGTGGAGATGGTTACGGTGTGTTCTAG
- the a1cf gene encoding APOBEC1 complementation factor isoform X3, which produces METNQKCGDGLTGMQKEAPLRALIQRTGYQIHQENGQRRYGGPPPGWEAPPPERGSEIFVGKLPRDLFEDELVPLCEKFGKIYEVRMMMDFNGNNRGYAFVTFSTKQEAKNAMKQLNNYEIRNGRLLGVCASVDNCRLFVGGIPKTKKKEEILAEMKKVTDGVVDVIVYPSAADKSKNRGFAFVEYTSHRAAAMARRKLLPGRIQLWGHAIAVDWAEPEVEVDEDTMATVKILYVRNLMLATSEETIEKEFNAIKPGAVERVKKIRDYAFVHFSQREDAITAMNALNGKVVDGSPIEVTLAKPVDKDSYVRYTRGTGGRGGALLQGEYTYTLGQMYDPSAAYLGAPVFYAPHAYTALPSQFRFPTAKGHVSTRGLVRSPSVREMYMNVPVGAAGVRGLGGRGYLAYAGVGRGCPTYQLKTDKRPEDKLYDLLPGMELTPMNTVTLKPQGIKHSPQILEDICQKNNWGQPVYQLHSAIGPDQRQLFLYKVTIPALANQYPSIHPTKLCAAVDEAKIHAAEHALQTLGLQTEGADVSAATAAAFPGM; this is translated from the exons ATGGAAACCAATCAAAAATGCGGGGATGGACTGACTGGCATGCAGAAAGAGGCTCCACTGCGTGCTCTCATCCAGCGCACAGGATATCAAATACACCAG GAGAATGGCCAGAGGAGATATGGAGGTCCGCCTCCAGGCtgggaggctccgccccccgagagAGGCAGTGAAATCTTTGTGGGCAAGCTGCCTAGGGACCTGTTTGAGGATGAACTGGTGCCTCTCTgtgaaaaa TTTGGCAAAATATATGAAGTACGAATGATGATGGATTTCAATGGCAACAATCGAGGTTACGCCTTTGTTACCTTCAGCACAAAACAAGAGGCCAAGAATGCAATGAAGCAACTGAATAATTATGAAATCAG GAATGGCCGACTCTTGGGGGTTTGTGCGAGTGTGGACAACTGTCGCCTCTTTGTGGGGGGCATCCCCAAAAccaagaagaaagaggaaatcCTGGCTGAGATGAAGAAGGTGACGGACGGTGTGGTGGATGTGATTGTATACCCCAGCGCGGCAGACAAGAGCAAAAACCGCGGCTTCGCCTTCGTAGAGTACACGAGTCACAGAGCCGCTGCCATGGCCAGGAGGAAACTGCTTCCAG GAAGAATCCAGCTGTGGGGTCACGCGATCGCTGTGGACTGGGCAGAGCCGGAAGTGGAGGTGGATGAGGACACCATGGCCACTGTGAAGATCCTCTATGTGAGGAACCTAATGCTGGCCACATCTGAGGAAACCATCGAAAAGGAGTTCAATGCCATCAAACCTG GTGCAGTGGAGAGGGTGAAAAAGATCAGAGACTAcgcttttgtacatttctccCAGAGAGAGGACGCAATCACGGCTATGAATGCACTGAATGGAAAG GTTGTCGACGGGTCTCCTATTGAAGTGACTCTAGCTAAGCCAGTGGATAAGGACAGTTATGTTCGCTACACTCGGGGCACGGGGGGGAGAGGTGGGGCTTTGCTGCAGGGTGAATATACGTACACACTAGGCCAAATGTATGATCCCTCAGCTGCCTACCTGGGTGCCCCTGTGTTTTATGCCCCCCATGCGTACACGGCTCTCCCTAGCCAGTTCCGCTTCCCCACTGCAAAAGGTCACGTGAGCACGCGGGGTCTGGTGCGCTCACCTTCTGTTCGAG AAATGTACATGAATGTGCCTGTAGGGGCGGCGGGTGTGCGTGGTCTGGGCGGCCGAGGATATCTCGCCTATGCTGGCGTGGGGCGCGGCTGCCCCACCTACCAGTTAAAGACCGACAAACGCCCCGAGGACAAACTCTACGACCTGCTCCCTGGCATGGAGCTCACGCCCATGAATACTGTGACCCTAAAGCCCCAGGGCATCAAGCATTCTCCGCAG ATCTTGGAGGATATCTGTCAGAAGAATAACTGGGGCCAGCCAGTGTACCAACTCCACTCTGCCATTGGACCAGATCAGAGACAGCTGTTTCTTTACAAAGTCACTATTCCTGCACTTGCCAACCAGTATCCCAGCAT ACACCCAACTAAGCTGTGCGCAGCAGTGGATGAAGCTAAAATCCACGCTGCAGAGCACGCACTGCAGACCCTGGGGCTACAGACAGAGGGCGCCGATGTGTCTGCCGCTACTGCTGCAGCATTCCCAGGTATGTGA
- the a1cf gene encoding uncharacterized protein a1cf isoform X4, which produces MPGYATRAPKGKRRSRRHHGSSPVRRRESPVTEQTMQQHPMCAYLLCAARETEDEEMADGIRQSAVRIWRELHPPASLGRPPRAVGSSGSEDRRAPPLDFPEEESSEPFMVGVGAFALTPPEDEFGSEDSGEESEGEASCPSPTSAAPLTSDEERETSPTPSVCSDAYEHPEKAEGNVSPPPSVCSDSTVYYGEGENVSPPPSLHSETTVCYGERGSASPPPSVGSSSFVSEDESEESEGESLPSVCSLPTVYKGGGSGPDSPPRLESGESCGEEPMDHSRCETPARSMDWSVAEEVMPAMDTTPDTGTRGGWPGRGGASYGRFPERVEERQQAYRAASPYGTPGGGSRGPGRTVAARHAGRTASKRETGRAAPRAPTDSAATKRATSRAAPRASARRAAPKRASSRAAPRASTRSASPKRSASRAAPSASASRAAPGGERAEQARGVPPSAAPPVPGAFSSLQALPKAGSLAPMMNVCVPVFLSVPVFLPNPLFPFVPFVFSVPVCMFVTVPLFNVFSPVFPGRVF; this is translated from the coding sequence atgccaggatacgccacccgtgccccaaaggggaagaggagaagccgacgtcaccacggctcttccccggtTCGGCGCCGCGAATCCCCTGTCACCGAGCAGACCATGCAGCAGCACCCCATGTGTGCGTActtgctgtgcgcggctcgagAGACGGAGGACGAAGAGATGGCAGACGGTATCCGCCAATCCGCGGTCCGCATATGGAGAGAGTTGCACCCTCCCGCGTCCCTAGGGCGGccacccagagcggtgggcagcagcGGATCGGAGGACAGGAGAGCACCGCCCCTGGACTTCCCAGAGGAGGAGTCCAGTGAACCGTTCATGGTGGGGGTAGGTGCCtttgccctcactccccccgaggatgagttcgggagtgaggactccggagaggagagtgagggtgaggccaGCTGCCCTTCCCCCACGTCAGCGGCTCCCCTGACGTCGGACGAGGAGAGGGAAACCAGCCCCACGCCATCGGTCTGCTCCGATGCCTACGAGCACCCCGAGAAGGCGGAGGGTAACGTCAGTCCTCCCCCATCTGTGTGCTCCGACTCGACGGTGtactacggagagggggagaacgtTAGTCCCCCTCCGTCTCTGCACTCCGAGACAACGGTGTGCtacggggagagagggagcgccaGCCCACCTCCGTCCGTTGGTTCATCGTCCTTTGTGAGCGAGGACGAgagcgaggagagtgagggagagagcctTCCGTCAGTGTGTTCGCTCCCGACAGTCTACAAAGGGGGagggagcggaccggacagtccGCCCAGGTTGGAGAGTGGGGAGTCCTGtggggaggagcccatggaccacTCCCGATGTGAGACCCCCGcacggtccatggactggagcgtggccgaggaggtgatgccggcgatggacaccacccccgataccggaaccaggggaggctggcctggcagaggaggggcttcctacgggaggttcccagagagggtggaggagcgccAGCAGGCTTATAGGGCGGCAAGCCCCTACGGCACTCCCGGAGGAGGTAGCCGCGGACCAGGGAGGACAGTTGCCGCGAGACACGCTGGTCGCACCGCCTCCAAGCGGGAAACAGGTcgagctgcacctcgcgcgcccACCGATAGTGCTGCCACCAAGCGggcgaccagtcgcgctgcacctcgcgcgtccgccagaCGTGCTGCCCCTAAGCGGGCGAgtagtcgcgctgcacctcgcgcgtccaccAGAAGTGCGTCCCCCAAGCGGTcggccagtcgcgctgcacccagcgCATCCGCTagccgtgcggcacctggcggtgaACGGGCGGAACAGGCGAGAGGTGTACCGCCTTCTGCAGCACCCCCAGTCCCCGGAGCTTTCTCTTCGCTGCAGGCTTTGCCTAAGGCGGGGAGCTTGGCTCCGATGATGAATGTTTGTGTACCGGTGTTTTTGtcagtcccagtgtttctccctaatccactgttcccgtttgtgccctttgtgttcagcgtccctgtgtgcatgtttgtgactgtgccattgtttaacgtattctcccctgtcttcccagggagggtgttctag